aagaaaaaagacccCAATGCTCCGAAGAGACCACCGTAAGTTGATCTGAGAACTAACGAACCCATcgcccccccagcccccatcgTCCTCTATTTGTTAACTCTTGCTTCCTTGCAGGTCTGCCTTCTTCCTGTTTTGCTCTGAAAATCGCCCAAAGATCAAAATTGAACACCCAGGCCTGTCTATTGGAGATACTGCGAAGAAACTGGGTGAGATGTGGTCTGAGCAATCTGCCAAAGATAAACAACCGTATGAGCAGAAAGCAGCTAAACTAAAGGAGAAGTATGAAAAGGTACGGTGCCTTTTAAATAATAACTGATATTTCTATATGATATATGTCAGCTGTAGGAACTTGGGATATTTGTTAACCACTGCCTGTCAGTTTTTGGAAACCCCAGATGAAAGTTGAGCAGTACAGACAAGTTCACCTTGTGATACTGTGTTTTGTGGCCCTTGCAAATTTCCTGCCTGTACACTCGTGGTAGTTGTGTAAATCTATTTTAGAGGGTAGAGTGCCAGCTATGTTTTTAGGTAGtttgtatattaaatataaatataaggtGCGAAAGGGGTTGACATTGATAGTAAAAGTGCAGTAACTGATCTCAGGGAGCTCTCATTAGTTACCTGATGTGCTTTCTCAAGCATGGAGGGAACAATTGCTCTCAAACCTGGAGTGGTTTGAATACCAGCTAATAAGGGTTTTGGTCGATGTTAAATTGTTTACAATTAAGTGGTTTTTCACACTTGAGTAGTGGTATCGGATGCTGATCTTACTTTGACAATGTTTCAGGATATTGCTGCATACCGTGCCAAGGGCAAAAGTGAAGCAGGAAAGAAGGGTCCTGGTAGGCCAACAGGCTCAAAGAAGAAGAACGAaccagaagatgaggaggaggaagaagaggaggaagaggaggaagatgacgaggaagaagaggaggatgaagaataAGTGGCTGTCCTAAAGTGTGGAGTATATTTGCTCAGGCAATTATTTTGCTAAGAATGTGAAATTCAAGTGCAGCTCAACATTAGCTTCAGTATAAAAACTGTACAGATTTTTGTATAGCTGATGAGATTCTTTGTagagaaaatactttttaagaaGAGTTTGTAGCTTTTTCAGGGGCTACAACTACAGTTAGATTTAAAGCTTTTGATGTTGaatgtttctaaatatttaatggtttctttaatttcttatgctagcaaaaaaaaaacttcataggAATTTGTATTACcagtaaaaattttttttaggatgttgcatttttttgtttttttttaaatttgtaataaaataatgtatattaaTTTGCATTGTGTTTGTATTAATTTTTCCTTAAACAGATACAGGCATGTTAGTCTTTTTACACAGTTAAGTTTTGTGTTAACCATTTACTAATTTGCTTCTCTGATTTTTGTGGTTAGAAGGGCCAATTTCTTTTAATGACCACAAGCTAACATATTAGCAACAGGTTAAAGCGTTAAGGACATACTGCCTTGATTTCCAGAGCAAATAGacttaaaaaaactttaaaagttcTGTGATTGTACAAATAGTAAGTCTAAAAGATTATCCACTCAAATTTGGAGTCGGGGTatgatcttttaaatttttaggcTTTGGGTAGTTTAGTATACTAAAATATTTTGGATAATGTACTAGATACCCAGGTGTGgggatttaattattttgatTCACTTTTTTATCAGTATGGATGTGAGATATGGACAGGTCTTAGCTTATAAGTCTTAGCTTGTACCAAAATTGGAAGTTACGAGATGAGGTGAGTTAAATGTGTTGGGAAACTTGTGTAGATGTTGAAAGTAGTTATaccaggctgggtgtggtggcaggtACATGCAATCCCAGAGTGGAAGGTAGAGAGAGGGCAGGAGGGTTGGAGTTAGGACACCACCACCAAAGTACATGCTTCAATGGTATTTAAAATGTtaaggaaattatatatatatatcagatagtTACATCCCTTTTCAACTTTGGATTTTTCAAAACTACTAACAAATCAAGAATGAGCATAA
The Mus musculus strain C57BL/6J chromosome 8, GRCm38.p6 C57BL/6J genome window above contains:
- the Hmgb2 gene encoding high mobility group protein B2 gives rise to the protein MGKGDPNKPRGKMSSYAFFVQTCREEHKKKHPDSSVNFAEFSKKCSERWKTMSAKEKSKFEDLAKSDKARYDREMKNYVPPKGDKKGKKKDPNAPKRPPSAFFLFCSENRPKIKIEHPGLSIGDTAKKLGEMWSEQSAKDKQPYEQKAAKLKEKYEKDIAAYRAKGKSEAGKKGPGRPTGSKKKNEPEDEEEEEEEEEEEDDEEEEEDEE